The DNA region AATTACCGATTTTCTAGCGAAAGATGCATCTGTGATCGTACGTTACCAAGGTGGGGACAACGCAGGTCACACGATTCAATTTGACGGCACAAAGTACGCATTACACTTAATTCCATCAGGTATCTTTTCATCTGAGAAGTTATCTGTCATCGGAAACGGCGTTGTTGTAAATCCGAAAGCATTGATTAAAGAATTGAACTACCTAAAGGACCATGGCATTGATGTGAGCGGCTTGCGTATTTCAGACCGTGCCCATGTGATTTTACCTTATCATATTGAGTTGGACCATCTTCAAGAAGAAGCTAAGGGCGACGACAAAATTGGTACAACAATTAAAGGTATTGGCCCAGCTTATACTGACAAAGCTAGCCGTAGTGGTATTCGCGTATGTGACTTATTGGAAAAAGATACTTTTGCAGCGAAGTTAAAAGCTAATCTTGATTATAATAATCAAATTATTACCAAAATCTATGGTGGTCAACCTTTAGACTTTGAAGAAGTCTATGCTGAATACTACGCTTATGGTCAAGAAATTAAGCACTTTGTAGCGGATACTTCAGTGATTATTAATGACTACTTAGACCGTGGTGAAAATGTATTATTTGAAGGTGCTCAAGGTAACCTATTGGATATCGACCAAGGTACATACCCATATGTAACGTCATCTAACCCAGTTTCAGGTGGTGCGACAGTTGGTACTGGTGTTGGACCAACACGCTTTAACAAAGTTGTTGGTGTAGCCAAAGCTTATACTTCTCGTGTTGGTGAAGGTGCCTTCCCAACTGAATTATTTGATACAGTTGGTGATCAAATCAGAGAAGTTGGACGTGAATTTGGTACAACTACTGGCCGTCCACGCCGTGTTGGTTGGTTTGACTCTGTTGTGATGCGTCACTCTAAACGTATCTCTGGATTAACTGATTTATCATTGAATTCAATCGATGTATTGTCAGGGTTAGAAACAGTGAAAATTTGTGTAGCCTATGAAACAGCAGACGGTACACGTATTGAACATTATCCAGCTAGTCTACAACAATTGGCTGAATGTACACCAGTTTATGAAGAGTTACCAGGTTGGTCAGAAGATATTACTGCTTGTAAGACTTTAGAAGAATTACCGGCAAATGCACGTCAATATGTTAAACGTGTATCGGAATTAGTTGGTGTAAATATTGCGACATTCTCTGTGGGTCCAGACCGGACGCAAACAAACATTTTAGAAGATATTTGGAATAGTTAATTAGATACAAGATTTATAAGATGTTCATAAGCGGGGCTTTGATAGTCCTGCTTTTTTTGGTTCAAGAAATGAATATTGGGATTTCTTGTGTGTTAACGGATTAGAATACGCTATTAAAAAAGCCCTGTCGTGTGTAACGGATAGGGAACAAATTCTAGTGAATAATCCTATTATGGACAATGATAGTGAATCCAGTTATTGATGAGGAAGAATTCACCATATGAGCTATTTAGCCTTCATTTTTTAGGAAATTGAAAAAATGGCAACTTTATCGTTGACAAGTGTAATCAGTCAAGGTATATTAAGTTTATTAAGATTACAAATGTAAACAATATAAAAACACATACATAAATAAGGAGCGATTTAATATGAATACGAAAACTTACTTAATCCCAGATATGTCGTGTGCCCACTGCAAGGCGCGTATTGAAAAGGAAGTAACTGGCTTAAATGGCGTTGAAGCAGCGGATGTACCGGTTGAAAGTAAAGTTTTAACGGTCCGATTTGATGATCAAGTAGTAGATAGTGCGGCCATTGTGGCTGCTGTTGCGGAAGCGGGCTATACAGCCAACCCGCAATAATTTTCGTCTAAAGGAGAATGTATAATGAAAGATACTTATACAATTGAAGGGATGACCTGCGCATCCTGTGCGCAAGCGGTCGAGAAATCGGTCGCCAAGTTAACGGGCATGGATGCTGCGAATGTGAACTTGGCAACTGAAAAGTTAACGGTTACTTATGATAACAAACAAGTTTCAGAGGCTGATATCACTCAGGCAGTTGAGAATGCAGGTTATAAGGCGGTGAAGAATTTATCGGCGACTAGCTTTGAAATTGAAGGGATGACCTGCGCGTCTTGTGCCCAAGCGATTGAGAAATCGGTAGGTAAATTAGCCGCTGTTTCATCGGTGAATGTGAATTTAGCCACTGAAAAAATGACAGTGACCTTTGATGAGGCGGCCTTAAATGTTTCTGATATTGTCCGTACAGTTGAAGATACGGGCTACCAAGCCAAATTAGAAACCAGTGAACAGGAAGGGCCTAGTCAAGCTGATCGTCAAAGTGCCCATATCCAAGCTTTATGGCGCCGATTTTTGTGGTCTACTATTTATACTGTGCCTTTACTTTATATAGCCATGGGTCCCATGCTACCTTTTGGCGGTTTACCCTTACCTGAATTCTTGAATCCAATGACCAATGCCATGAATTTTGCGGTCATCCAGTTGTTGCTGACCTTACCAGTTGTCTATTTGGGACGCGACTTCTACAAAGTGGGTTTTAAAGCCCTCTTTAAAGGACATCCCAATATGGACTCTTTGATTGCTATTGGGACAGGGGCAGCGCTTGTTCAAGGGATTGTGATGACAGGTCTATTGGTATCTGGCCAGCTGCATGTAGGCCACGGTCATCCTGACTTATACTTTGAGTCAGCGGCGGTTATTTTGACATTAATTACTTTAGGGAAATATTTGGAGGTTGTGTCTAAAGGCAAGACGTCTGAAGCCATTAAAAAATTGATGGGCTTGGCACCGAAAACGGCTCGAGTAATGCGCGACGGTCAAGAGGTTGAAGTGGCGATTGACCAGGTGTTGGCGGGCGATATTTTGGTCGTTCGCCCTGGCGAGAAAATTCCAGTTGATGGCGAGATCGTTGAGGGCAGCTCAGCGGTTGACGAAGCCATGATTACTGGGGAGAGTATCCCAATTGAAAAAAGGGTAGGCGACCAGGTTGTTGGCGCGTCTATCAACAAGAACGGGTCATTCCAATTCAAGGCCACAAAGGTCGGCAAGGACACAACCCTTGCGCAAATTATCCAACTTGTTGAAGAAGCACAAGGGTCTAAAGCGCCAATAGCCAAGTTAGCGGACAAGGTATCCGGTATTTTCGTCCCCATTGTGATGGGCTTAGCAGCAATTTCTGGACTTGCCTGGTATTTCCTAGGGCAAGAATCATGGATATTTGCCTTGTCTATTACCATTTCCGTTCTAGTGATTGCTTGTCCATGTGCCTTAGGTTTGGCGACGCCAACAGCGATTATGGTGGGGACTGGTAAGGGTGCTGAGAATGGCGTCTTGATTAAGAGTGGCGATGCCTTAGAGGAAACCCATAAAGTTCAAACTATTGTTTTTGACAAAACAGGTACCATTACCGAAGGCAAACCGGTGGTGACAGATATTAAAGCTTTCAATGGCGCGGATGCGGATGATATCTTGCAAGTTGCAGCGTCTGCAGAAGTGGGGTCAGAACACCCACTAGGTGAAGCGATTGTAGCTGAAGCCAAGGACCGCAAGTTGACTTTAACGGCCAGCCAAGATTTCCAAGCGATTCCTGGACACGGCTTACAAGTTAGCTTGAATGACCAAATCGTTTTGCTAGGCAATAGTAAATTAATGGCTA from Aerococcus urinaeequi includes:
- a CDS encoding heavy-metal-associated domain-containing protein produces the protein MNTKTYLIPDMSCAHCKARIEKEVTGLNGVEAADVPVESKVLTVRFDDQVVDSAAIVAAVAEAGYTANPQ
- a CDS encoding adenylosuccinate synthase, with the protein product MSGIVVVGTQWGDEGKGKITDFLAKDASVIVRYQGGDNAGHTIQFDGTKYALHLIPSGIFSSEKLSVIGNGVVVNPKALIKELNYLKDHGIDVSGLRISDRAHVILPYHIELDHLQEEAKGDDKIGTTIKGIGPAYTDKASRSGIRVCDLLEKDTFAAKLKANLDYNNQIITKIYGGQPLDFEEVYAEYYAYGQEIKHFVADTSVIINDYLDRGENVLFEGAQGNLLDIDQGTYPYVTSSNPVSGGATVGTGVGPTRFNKVVGVAKAYTSRVGEGAFPTELFDTVGDQIREVGREFGTTTGRPRRVGWFDSVVMRHSKRISGLTDLSLNSIDVLSGLETVKICVAYETADGTRIEHYPASLQQLAECTPVYEELPGWSEDITACKTLEELPANARQYVKRVSELVGVNIATFSVGPDRTQTNILEDIWNS
- a CDS encoding heavy metal translocating P-type ATPase, with the protein product MMKDTYTIEGMTCASCAQAVEKSVAKLTGMDAANVNLATEKLTVTYDNKQVSEADITQAVENAGYKAVKNLSATSFEIEGMTCASCAQAIEKSVGKLAAVSSVNVNLATEKMTVTFDEAALNVSDIVRTVEDTGYQAKLETSEQEGPSQADRQSAHIQALWRRFLWSTIYTVPLLYIAMGPMLPFGGLPLPEFLNPMTNAMNFAVIQLLLTLPVVYLGRDFYKVGFKALFKGHPNMDSLIAIGTGAALVQGIVMTGLLVSGQLHVGHGHPDLYFESAAVILTLITLGKYLEVVSKGKTSEAIKKLMGLAPKTARVMRDGQEVEVAIDQVLAGDILVVRPGEKIPVDGEIVEGSSAVDEAMITGESIPIEKRVGDQVVGASINKNGSFQFKATKVGKDTTLAQIIQLVEEAQGSKAPIAKLADKVSGIFVPIVMGLAAISGLAWYFLGQESWIFALSITISVLVIACPCALGLATPTAIMVGTGKGAENGVLIKSGDALEETHKVQTIVFDKTGTITEGKPVVTDIKAFNGADADDILQVAASAEVGSEHPLGEAIVAEAKDRKLTLTASQDFQAIPGHGLQVSLNDQIVLLGNSKLMANHNIDLSDARAEADQLATEGKTPMFVGVDGQLLGIIAVADTVKENSVAAIQKLHRMGIEVAMITGDNKGTAEAIAKQVGIDRVFSEVLPEDKANEVKKLQDEGLHVAMVGDGINDAPALAQANIGIAIGSGTDVAIESADIVLMRSDLMDVPTAVELSRATITNIKQNLFWAFAYNTVGIPVAMGILYLFGGPLLSPMFAGAAMSLSSVSVLLNALRLKGFKAKA